In Oncorhynchus tshawytscha isolate Ot180627B linkage group LG23, Otsh_v2.0, whole genome shotgun sequence, the following proteins share a genomic window:
- the zmp:0000001114 gene encoding suppressor of tumorigenicity 14 protein homolog, producing the protein MNSARFEYEGQNGRHEQVTFLDNKEKMASKKKTGVIVGVLITLLVLAAVTGILIWLFGIKGRESAATISMKRVPAQRVYSGHMKLDNVPYNQNLEDPTSTEFQKLADDLEEILKSNYKQVEFLSKYYTTSVVTAFSEGVLAYYWTQFDIPAADLEILPEFSEERVLEVLWNGIREQGKRSGQSLHISQVTASRTDPRMARNPRADYECFFRLEANTLAQSFQSPGFPDQYPAQSRCQWQIRAPEQNAISVRFSHFHIEDDCSDDFVSIYDSLSPDESQAITHKCGQRPPSNPLEVVSSSNIMLINLITDSAVQRPGFSAEYSIIPLTTSKSCGGVLSDAQGNFSSPHYPSFYPPALDCKWTIEVPAGKQVRVKFTMFRMKEPRVDLRVCHKDYIEVMGTKYCGELSSLALTSTTSSLAVMFHSDESFTDKGFQAQYNAYDPSNPCPNQFSCGSGFCIKKELHCDGWNDCGDMSDEMNCKCEKDQFACDNGMCKPKYWVCDRVNDCGDESDEKHCSCAKNEWRCGDGTCLPQDVVCDTKMDCVDGSDEASCTVSPGICSDFSFKCKNEACVNKVNAECDRVKDCTDESDEEGCDCGIRPYKLNRIVGGENAQLGEWPWQVSLHFQTRGHVCGASIISNRWLLSAAHCFKTISPENHVASNWQTYSGMQDQYKQDTVQRSLVKTIITHPDYNQMTYDYDIALLELSQPLEFTNTIHPICLPARSHLFPAGMSCWVTGWGTLREGGAIARLLQKAEVKIINDTVCNVVTEGQVTSRMLCSGFLSGGVDACQGDSGGPLVCFEESGMWFQAGIVSWGEGCARRNKPGVYSRVTKLRDWIRKNTGV; encoded by the exons GGGCAGAACGGGCGGCATGAGCAGGTCACCTTCCTGGATAACAAAGAGAAGATGGCATCGAAGAAGAAGACTGGAGTGATAGTGGGAGTCCTCATCACTCTGCTTGTCTTGGCCGCCGTGACAGGAATCCTCATCTGGCTCTTTGGTA TCAAAGGCAGGGAGTCGGCGGCCACCATAAGTATGAAGCGTGTCCCAGCTCAGCGGGTGTATAGCGGGCACATGAAACTGGACAACGTGCCCTACAACCAGAATCTGGAGGACCCCACCAGCACAGAGTTCCAAAAGCTGGCAGATGACCTGGAAGAGATA CTTAAGAGCAACTACAAACAAGTTGAGTTCCTCTCCAAGTACTACACCACATCTGTGGTGACCGCCTTCAG tgagGGGGTGCTGGCCTATTACTGGACCCAGTTTGACATCCCGGCAGCGGACCTGGAGATACTGCCAGAGTTCTCTGAGGAGCGGGTCCTGGAGGTGCTGTGGAACGGCATTAGGGAGCAGGGCAAACGCTCCGGCCAGAGCCTCCACATCAGCCAAGTCACTGCCTCAC GCACAGACCCCAGGATGGCCAGGAACCCCAGAGCCG ATTATGAGTGTTTCTTCCGGTTGGAGGCTAACACTTTAGCTCAGAGCTTCCAGTCTCCAGGCTTTCCAGATCAGTATCCGGCCCAGTCCCGCTGCCAGTGGCAGATCAGAGCCCCGGAACAGAACGCCATCTCAGTCCGCTTCTCCCACTTTCACATAGAGGACGACTGCTCCGATGACTTTGTGTCCATATATGACTCCCTCAGCCCGGATGAGTCCCAGGCCATCACTCA CAAGTGTGGTCAGAGGCCTCCCAGCAATCCCCTGGAGGTGGTGTCATCCAGTAACATCATGCTCATCAACCTCATCACCGACAGCGCTGTCCAGAGGCCCGGCTTCAGTGCAGAGTACTCAATCATCCCCCTAACAACAT CCAAAAGTTGTGGAGGAGTCCTGAGTGATGCTCAGGGGAACTTCAGCTCTCCCCATTACCCcagcttctatcccccagccCTGGACTGCAAGTGGACCATCGAG GTCCCTGCAGGGAAGCAGGTACGTGTGAAGTTCACCATGTTCCGTATGAAGGAGCCGAGAGTGGACCTCAGGGTGTGTCACAAAGACTACATAGAGGTCATGGGCACCAA GTACTGTGGGGAGCTGTCTTCTCTGGCCCTTACCAGTACCACCAGCTCTCTGGCTGTGATGTTCCACTCTGATGAGTCCTTCACAGACAAAGGCTTCCAGGCTCAGTACAACGCATACGATCCTTCCAACC CTTGCCCCAACCAGTTTTCCTGTGGCTCTGGGTTCTGTATCAAGAAGGAGCTGCATTGTGATGGCTGGAATGACTGTGGGGACATGAGTGATGAAATGAACTGCA aatgtgaaaagGACCAGTTTGCCTGTGACAACGGGATGTGCAAGCCCAAGTACTGGGTGTGCGACCGTGTCAACGACTGCGGTGACGAGAGTGATGAGAAGCACTGCA GCTGTGCTAAGAATGAGTGGAGGTGTGGCGACGGGACCTGTTTGCCTCAGGATGTGGTGTGTGACACTAAGATGGACTGTGTAGACGGGAGTGACGAGGCTTCCTGTACCGTCT CTCCTGGTATCTGCTCTGACTTCAGCTTTAAGTGTAAGAACGAGGCGTGTGTGAACAAGGTGAACGCTGAGTGTGACCGGGTCAAAGACTGCACCGACGAATCAGATGAGGAGGGCTGCG ACTGTGGCATCCGGCCATACAAGCTTAACCGTATTGTGGGCGGGGAGAATGCGCAGCTGGGGGAGTGGCCCTGGCAGGTGAGCCTGCACTTCCAGACCCGTGGGCATGTGTGTGGCGCGTCAATAATCTCCAACCGCTGGCTCCTGTCTGCCGCCCACTGCTTCAAGACCATCAGCCCTGA AAACCACGTGGCCTCCAACTGGCAGACGTACAGTGGCATGCAGGACCAGTATAAGCAGGATACTGTTCAGAGAAGCTTGGTGAAGACCATTATCACCCACCCAGACTACAACCAGATGACCTATGACTACGACATCGCCCTGCTGGAGCTGAGCCAGCCGCTGGAGTTCACCAACACCATCCACCCCATCTGCCTACCCGCACGCTCCCACCTCTTCCCTGCTGGCATGTCCTGTTGGGTTACAGGCTGGGGCACTCTCCGCGAAGGAG GTGCCATAGCACGGCTGCTGCAGAAGGCAGAGGTGAAGATCATTAACGACACGGTGTGTAACGTGGTCACCGAGGGTCAGGTCACATCCAGGATGCTCTGCTCCGGCTTCCTGTCTGGAGGGGTTGACGCCTGTCAG GGAGACTCGGGGGGTCCCCTGGTGTGCTTCGAGGAAAGTGGGATGTGGTTCCAGGCAGGCATCGTGAGCTGGGGTGAGGGCTGTGCTCGTCGGAACAAGCCCGGCGTCTACTCGCGTGTCACCAAGCTGAGAGACTGGATCCGCAAGAACACGGGGGTTTGA